One Deltaproteobacteria bacterium DNA segment encodes these proteins:
- a CDS encoding nicotinate-nicotinamide nucleotide adenylyltransferase — protein MSSKATHRKKVGLLGGSFNPPHIGHTGIARHLLKENKLDQIWVIPCFEHPFDKDLVSFEHRFKMCELAFEEFGNKVMIKDVEKKLGGKSFTLRTVEHLQKKFPDIDFVLIVGEDAEKESATWKDAEALKKKIARLVIPRGPNSPIPDVSATAIRRCLEQNRDTGNAIPSKALHYIREQGLYC, from the coding sequence ATGTCATCAAAAGCGACGCATCGAAAAAAAGTGGGGCTTCTGGGCGGATCTTTTAATCCTCCTCATATTGGACATACCGGTATTGCCCGTCACCTTTTGAAAGAAAATAAATTGGATCAAATTTGGGTGATCCCTTGTTTTGAACATCCGTTCGACAAAGACCTCGTTTCTTTTGAGCACCGTTTCAAGATGTGTGAACTAGCCTTTGAAGAATTTGGAAATAAGGTGATGATAAAAGATGTCGAAAAAAAACTGGGAGGAAAAAGTTTTACGTTGCGCACGGTGGAACACCTTCAGAAAAAATTTCCGGACATCGATTTTGTTTTGATTGTAGGGGAAGATGCGGAAAAAGAATCGGCAACTTGGAAAGACGCAGAAGCACTTAAGAAAAAAATCGCACGGCTAGTTATCCCGCGCGGTCCCAATTCACCTATACCCGATGTTAGCGCCACGGCGATACGCCGGTGTTTGGAACAGAACAGAGACACGGGAAACGCCATCCCTTCAAAGGCACTTCATTATATCCGTGAGCAGGGGTTGTATTGTTAA
- a CDS encoding ATP-binding protein: protein MTEVFLFCYSACVTNPFLYGQEVSGDDFCNRQKELAQFVDYVSSSNKVLLYSPRRWGKTSLIKEGIKRLPKNKFVVIYADLYPAIKEEDFNQIVASALAKSFRSPAQKALKLLTTLLRSFVPKLTLDPLGNAGFEFGFDSSRKPGELADELIDGISRYVLSSGKKGLVVFDEFQQIGEFPDDRLEKILRSKIQSQKNISYVFAGSKRHLLMEMFSDPSRPFYKSVIHFPVPPMPQDEIVEFIGKKMEKTGIKASGDVLSEIVAFTHTHPYYTQQLCFHLWDAAKEGKTAVTSSVVKTVIDRIVTIEGSSFQNVMSLLSRNQKIALKAIADLRFDEAPFSNLFMKRVGITTADSFRKSLESLVLKGLIEKEEGVYVIYDVFFKEWLRRN, encoded by the coding sequence TTGACGGAGGTTTTCCTCTTTTGCTACTCTGCTTGCGTGACCAATCCGTTTCTATATGGCCAGGAAGTATCCGGAGATGATTTTTGCAACCGGCAGAAGGAACTGGCGCAATTTGTTGATTACGTTTCTTCCTCAAACAAAGTTCTTCTGTATTCCCCACGACGTTGGGGTAAGACCTCTCTCATTAAAGAGGGGATTAAACGGCTCCCAAAGAACAAATTCGTAGTTATCTACGCTGATCTCTACCCCGCGATAAAGGAGGAGGATTTTAATCAGATTGTGGCATCTGCCCTTGCGAAAAGTTTTCGTTCTCCCGCCCAAAAGGCCCTTAAACTACTTACGACTTTGCTCAGGTCGTTTGTTCCCAAACTCACGCTTGACCCGCTTGGGAATGCCGGGTTCGAGTTTGGCTTTGATTCTTCGAGGAAACCCGGGGAGCTGGCTGATGAGCTCATTGATGGAATATCCAGATACGTCCTTTCATCAGGCAAAAAAGGGCTTGTTGTCTTTGATGAGTTTCAACAAATTGGCGAATTTCCAGATGACCGTCTTGAAAAAATTTTGCGATCCAAAATCCAATCCCAAAAAAATATCTCCTATGTTTTTGCGGGCAGTAAACGCCACCTTCTTATGGAGATGTTTTCAGATCCCTCTAGGCCATTTTACAAGAGCGTGATTCATTTTCCCGTGCCTCCCATGCCTCAAGATGAGATTGTGGAATTTATAGGCAAAAAAATGGAGAAGACCGGTATAAAGGCTTCGGGTGATGTGCTTTCCGAGATTGTTGCGTTCACCCACACACACCCCTATTACACGCAACAGCTATGTTTTCATTTATGGGACGCCGCCAAAGAAGGAAAAACCGCGGTGACGAGTTCCGTTGTAAAAACCGTTATTGACAGGATAGTGACTATCGAAGGTTCTTCTTTCCAAAACGTAATGTCTCTGCTTTCAAGAAATCAGAAAATAGCATTGAAAGCCATTGCTGATTTGAGATTCGACGAGGCCCCATTTTCGAATTTGTTTATGAAGCGGGTTGGAATAACAACGGCAGACTCCTTTAGAAAATCTTTGGAGTCACTTGTGCTTAAAGGACTGATAGAAAAAGAAGAAGGCGTTTATGTAATATATGATGTGTTCTTTAAAGAGTGGCTCAGACGCAATTAG